In Phocoena phocoena chromosome 8, mPhoPho1.1, whole genome shotgun sequence, the following are encoded in one genomic region:
- the C8H11orf42 gene encoding uncharacterized protein C11orf42 homolog, which translates to MLVGTPHLLTLDEADATWTLIKDKVTEERFGPNVVAVPFLSDAACFDLLGVLVKQSRPAHTRLALPGRQGRRALQPVGPLPNLLEQAGSEGAFAHCTREYSPNGRAETAYEEMRLLDGQPCRIRLHMGGLRKKVAFLLLPPGQVSLLQTLPWLRSTHSIYVIYQVFSCSWLQLGLLPTAREPQLLWLQRSLPIAFSCLKFSLQPKGVLGPQKPLIKDPLPHGASWVRPDLSIRPPPAPMSAPADVPEAADVPSPGPAPPSPSPQEGPEGRPPRFSYKGRNPFRRGPQMLSENWLFSPRSPAPGAQGGGPGDPERHSMSLPLLQGLSSEFDSDDE; encoded by the exons GTTACAGAGGAGCGCTTTGGGCCCAATGTAGTGGCAGTACCTTTCCTGTCGGATGCAGCCTGCTTTGACCTACTGGGTGTGCTAGTGAAACAGTCCCGCCCAGCCCACACCCGCCTGGCTCTGCCAGGTCGGCAGGGCCGGCGGGCACTACAACCAGTGGGGCCACTACCGAACCTCCTGGAGCAGGCAGGCTCTGAAGGTGCCTTTGCCCACTGCACTAGAGAATACTCACCAAATGGCCGAGCAGAGACAGCCTATGAAGAAATGCGACTGTTGGATGGGCAGCCCTGCCGGATCCGCTTACATATGGGTGGCCTGCGCAAGAAGGTGGCcttcctgctgctgccaccaGGGCAGGTGAGCTTACTGCAGACTCTTCCCTGGCTCCGAAGCACCCACAGCATCTATGTCATCTACCAGGTCTTCTCCTGTTCCTGGCTACAGCTGGGACTGCTGCCTACAGCCCGGGAGCCCCAACTGCTCTGGTTACAGCGGTCACTGCCTATTGCCTTCTCCTGCCTCAAGTTTTCACTGCAGCCCAAGGGAGTGCTGGGACCACAGAAGCCCCTGATCAAAGACCCACTGCCCCATGGGGCCAGTTGGGTCAGACCCGACCTCAGCATCAGGCCACCTCCGGCCCCCATGTCAGCCCCTGCCGATGTCCCCGAAGCTGCTGATGTGCCCTCACCTGGCCCAGCCCCACCTTCACCATCTCCCCAGGAAGGGCCAGAGGGCAGACCACCCAGATTCTCCTACAAGGGCCGAAACCCCTTCCGAAGGGGGCCCCAGATGCTGTCAG AGAACTGGCTCTTCAGCCCCCGAAGCCCCGCACCAGGAGCCCAGGGTGGGGGCCCTGGGGACCCCGAGCGGCACTCCATGTCCCTGCCCCTGCTGCAGGGTCTGTCCTCGGAGTTCGACAGTGACGACGAATGA